One region of Gymnogyps californianus isolate 813 chromosome 28, ASM1813914v2, whole genome shotgun sequence genomic DNA includes:
- the GNGT2 gene encoding guanine nucleotide-binding protein G(I)/G(S)/G(O) subunit gamma-T2 has protein sequence MAQDMTEKELLKMELDQLKKEVKNERQMVSKTGKEIKEYIESMAGEDPLLKGVPEDKNPFKEKGGCTIS, from the exons ATGGCTCAGGACATGACAGAGAAGGAGCTGCTGAAGATGGAGCTGGATCAGCTGAAGAAGGAGGTGAAGAACGAGAGGCAAATG GTCTCCAAGACTGGCAAAGAGATCAAGGAGTACATCGAGTCCATGGCGGGCGAGGACCCGCTGCTGAAAGGAGTCCCAGAGGACAAGAACCCCTTTAAGGAGAAGGGTGGCTGTACGATAAGCTGA